The DNA window ATCGATCCGGAAAGACAAAAGGATTGCGTGAATCGATGCGCGAAGAGAAAACATTGGATTTTCTTGTAAACTCTGCGGCAAAAATTCCGGTTAAGAAGTAATGTAGTGAGTTTTGTGATATGGCGGTTTTTTCGCCGAAAGAGAAGGATTTGATGAAAGACAATTTCGCAATTGCACATTTAGTGCCTATGGTGGTTGAGCAGACCGGACGCGGCGAGCGCGCCTATGATATTTTTTCCCGATTGCTCAAAGATAGAATTATTTTCATAGGGACGCAGATCGATGACTCTATCGCCAATCTGGTTATCGCCCAGCTTTTGTTTCTTGAAGCCGAGGATCCGGACAAGGATATCTTTATCTATATCAATTCGCCGGGTGGTTCGGTGACTGCCGGCATGGCGATTTATGATACTATGCAGTTCATAAAGCCCGAAGTGGCAACGACCTGCATGGGGATGGCGGCCTCAATGGGGGCATTTCTTCTTGCTGCCGGGGCACCGGGCAAACGCGCCGCGCTTCCTAATAGCCGCATGATGATCCACCAGCCGCTTGCCGGCACACAGGGGCAGGTTTCGGACATTGTGATTATGACCGAAGAGTTTTTACGCACAAAAAGACGCCTCAATGAACTGCTCGTTAAACATACTGGCCAGCCAATTGAGCGAATTGAAAAAGACACAGACCGCAATTATTTTATGAGCGCCGAAGATTCGCGGAAATACGGGCTCATCGATAAAGTCTACGAATTCGAACGGCAGGAAAAAAAAATTCCAGTCGCTTAGTCCCTTTGTCTTTACTATAATAAGTAATGGATAGTGGGAATTACCAGTATATGACTTTCTATATCATTTGTCCGGAGCTCACCGTATCATAGGGTAGAAAACCTGAAAAAAGGTGAAAACAGAGATATGACAAACGAAACAAATAACCCGCGTCAACCCCAGCGTTGCTCTTTCTGCGGAAAAGCGTACGGCCAAGTGAAACGTCTTTTCTCCGGACATGAGTCATATATCTGCAATGAGTGTGTCGTCCTGTGTGCTGATCTTTTGCAGAATCAGCCCGAAGAGAGCCCGACTGACGAACTTCAAAATCTCGCCCGGCCGGCCGAAATTAAAAGCTTTCTCGATAGCTATGTTATTGGTCAGGAAGAAGCCAAGCGTACTGTTTCGGTTGCGGTTTATAACCACTATAAGAGAATAAATCACCAGATTAAATTGCGCGGCAAGGGACGCTTGGGAGCCACCGGCGAACAAGTTGAGCTTGAAAAATCAAACATCCTGCTCTTAGGGCCAACTGGCACGGGCAAAACTCTCATCGCTCGCTCACTTGCGAAATTTTTGAAAGTCCCCTTCACTATCGCCGATGCGACGGTGCTTACCGAAGCCGGTTATGTCGGCGAAGATGTGGAAAATATTCTCGTGCGCCTGTTTCAGGCATCGAATTTCAACGCCCAAAAAACCGAGCGAGGAATTATCTACATCGATGAAATCGACAAAATATCGCGCAAAGACGGCAATCCATCAATCACCCGCGATGTCTCGGGCGAAGGCGTGCAGCAGGGTTTGTTGAAAATTCTCGAAGGCACTATTGCCAATATCCCGCCTAAAGGGGGACGCAAACATCCCGAGCAAGCGTTTGTGCATATCGACACCACCAATATACTTTTTATCTGCGGCGGGGCATTTGACGGATTAGAAAAAGTTATCGCGCGTCGTCTCGGTAGCAAAGTTGTAGGATTCGGAGTGGACAAGAAAAATGTGACTTCAACCGATCCGACAATTTTAGATCATATCACTCCGTCTGATCTCATTGAGTTCGGTCTTATTCCTGAACTTGTAGGACGCCTTCCGGTTACTGCCGCGCTCAGACCGCTCGATGCCGGGGCCTTACTGAGCATTTTGACCGAGCCTAAAAATGCGCTCACCAAACAATACGCCCAGTTGCTCGAAATGGAAGGTGTGAAGCTCACCTTTGAACCGGCCGCATTGCATGCCGCAGTCAAAATTGCTACTGAGAGAAAAACCGGCGCAAGAGCTTTGCGCTCAATTTTTGAAAAGGCAATGCTTGGTGTGATGTTTGAAATACCATCAAATCCCGATATAGCCGAAGTTGTTGTCACCGAAGAAACGGTAACAAAAGGCGCCCAGCCGAAGCTCGTCATGCGCGGTGAAAAGAAAAAAGCCGGTTGACATCGGTTTCGCCGCGATATATCCTCTCCGCCAATGTACGCACCAAACTATAAAACAAGTCTCAATCGAGACTTTTGCGGCTGTTTGTTTCCTTTGGTCTTTTCGGGCCGACTCAAGAAAATTCTTTGCGCGAGTTGACTCCAACTCATGTGCTTTTTTACTTCCATGTTATTGTCCCCTCGTGTATGTACTATAACTAATATGATGAAAACGAGCGGCTGAAAGAGGGTATGGCAAAACCACAGCAGGATGACCAGCAGGAACTTTCTTTTTTAAAGAGAGTCAAAAATATCTTCATCGGAAGATCCCGCAATATTCAGGATAAAAAGTTGTTCCACAGCATGTCGCTTACAGCTTTTCTTGCCTGGATAGCTCTTGGATCCGACGGCCTTTCATCGTCAAGCTACGGGCCATCGGAAGCCTTCCTCGCTCTCGGTGAACATGTCTACCTTGCAATCTTCGTTGCGATTGCCAGCGGAATCACTATTCTGATTATTAGCGCGAGTTATTCGCAAATTATCGAAGCCTTTCCTACCGGAGGAGGCGGCTATCTTGTCGCGACAAAAATGATTTCCCCCAGTGTCGGAATGATTGCCGGGTGCGCTCTTATAGTCGATTATATTCTCACCATAACTATATCGGTCGCCAGCGGCACCGATGCCTTTTTTAGTCTTTTGCCCATTGATTGGCAGTCAATCAAGCTGCAGTCTGCGGCGGTTGGCGTACTTGGTCTGACTATTCTGAATCTTCGCGGATTGAGGGAATCAGTAATACCCCTTATTCCGATCTTTATCGTTTTCGTTCTGACCCATGCCTTTGTGATTATCTATGCTTTTGCCACCCATGCCAGCGAACTGCCGACTATAGTGAGCGAGACAATGACCGATGTCTCTCGTTTGCATGCCGAGGTCGGCCTGCTGGGCATTCTCTTTCTTTTCATGAGGGCATTTTCACTTGGAGCGGGTACATACACTGGGATCGAGGCGGTCAGCAATGGTGTCGGAGATCT is part of the Candidatus Zixiibacteriota bacterium genome and encodes:
- the clpP gene encoding ATP-dependent Clp endopeptidase proteolytic subunit ClpP produces the protein MAVFSPKEKDLMKDNFAIAHLVPMVVEQTGRGERAYDIFSRLLKDRIIFIGTQIDDSIANLVIAQLLFLEAEDPDKDIFIYINSPGGSVTAGMAIYDTMQFIKPEVATTCMGMAASMGAFLLAAGAPGKRAALPNSRMMIHQPLAGTQGQVSDIVIMTEEFLRTKRRLNELLVKHTGQPIERIEKDTDRNYFMSAEDSRKYGLIDKVYEFERQEKKIPVA
- the clpX gene encoding ATP-dependent Clp protease ATP-binding subunit ClpX yields the protein MTNETNNPRQPQRCSFCGKAYGQVKRLFSGHESYICNECVVLCADLLQNQPEESPTDELQNLARPAEIKSFLDSYVIGQEEAKRTVSVAVYNHYKRINHQIKLRGKGRLGATGEQVELEKSNILLLGPTGTGKTLIARSLAKFLKVPFTIADATVLTEAGYVGEDVENILVRLFQASNFNAQKTERGIIYIDEIDKISRKDGNPSITRDVSGEGVQQGLLKILEGTIANIPPKGGRKHPEQAFVHIDTTNILFICGGAFDGLEKVIARRLGSKVVGFGVDKKNVTSTDPTILDHITPSDLIEFGLIPELVGRLPVTAALRPLDAGALLSILTEPKNALTKQYAQLLEMEGVKLTFEPAALHAAVKIATERKTGARALRSIFEKAMLGVMFEIPSNPDIAEVVVTEETVTKGAQPKLVMRGEKKKAG